A window of Deltaproteobacteria bacterium genomic DNA:
GTAGCCGGCTGAGCCTGCCCCGTTTCGGTGGACAAGTTGATTACGCTGCTGCCTGCTCCATCCGTGCTGCCCTCTCGAATTGACCTGGGCTCGAGTACCTCAGCGTCGAGTGCCTGCGCTCCAGGTTGTAGAACACCTCGATGTAGTCGAACAGCTTGACCTTCGCATCGGCGTGCGTCTCGAAACGATCTCCGAGCTCGAGGTCATGCTCGAGAACCAGCTCTCCATCGCGGCGTTGTCGTGTGCGTTGCGCGCCGACTCATGCTGCAGGTGATACCGTGCGCGGTGAGCACGCGTTGGTAGTCGTCGCTCGCGTACGGGCTGCCCTGGTCGGTGTGGTGCAGG
This region includes:
- a CDS encoding transposase; amino-acid sequence: MVLEHDLELGDRFETHADAKVKLFDYIEVFYNLERRHSTLRYSSPGQFERAARMEQAAA